In Verrucomicrobiia bacterium, a single window of DNA contains:
- a CDS encoding TIGR03936 family radical SAM-associated protein, producing the protein MKIEKEFLPFVIRPGRYTDGELGSFKKEGQKIRAVLLYPDLYEFAISSFEHRQAYAVLNNHPDIAVERAYLPAPDAQKVMKEEGVPLFTVESGRPVKEFDLILFQTERKRDHFFFPRLMELAGLEAEREKRGGGAVVATFGKGSLWSGGLGRFFDTAVHLEGFAAAVALSRSLSNLNEKFDRQRFLENLEGATIYATNQSKKGHPAITPSEYRNYFPKLLIPTLDPESSFLNIRLDGLTGDLDVTAAAVDLQNLVFASGYDDVRFDFAGGEPPLPLAPLAASLAGYMSKVYGKLDFSNLKPELFTPELLAVLRKSSVLGAGFYLGSGVERNRKLLGVQAGEGEIFEKVREVLNLAPKQIRLYLYLGFPNETEEEIAETAEFLNRVASEVRRGSGRTMLRGYLGVFSAVPHQGLWKGALIGPSEVTRRQELLKKHLSARNLQLRYEPPEQIYLTGLWERLGDKVADFIAGYAAHIKPDETPDDGADYRRLDWVLQEMGVRATEVLGAEFLGTEPRSGGSGLPTDWAYRVPVVKKSGAPITLSLEPPTTAASASGGEMQYGRAKRRIRFHPEALQVPNTVIRFRWEKGEAARYSSHLDVIKVFERALRRSGLPVSYSQGFHPKMKVAFGPALPLGHLSTAEYLDIRFEQPYRQEFFARLAAALPPGFSLIDAQPILAKTESLSASVNVARYEVRLPGAVESTRCAKFLEEKEVWVERSSEGERKRVNVRPFVRGLEPNGHGLKMELVMAGGDYARPEEVLVGMGLPEMVTQEAVFIRRELLIFADGNLLSPHEVR; encoded by the coding sequence ATGAAAATCGAAAAAGAATTTTTGCCGTTCGTCATCCGGCCGGGGCGGTACACCGACGGGGAGCTGGGAAGCTTTAAAAAAGAGGGGCAGAAAATCCGGGCGGTGCTGCTCTATCCGGATTTGTACGAGTTTGCAATTTCCTCCTTCGAACACCGGCAGGCATATGCCGTTTTGAACAACCATCCGGATATTGCCGTGGAGCGGGCGTATCTGCCGGCGCCGGACGCCCAGAAGGTGATGAAGGAAGAAGGCGTGCCGCTTTTCACCGTAGAGTCCGGGCGGCCGGTGAAGGAATTCGATTTGATTCTGTTCCAAACAGAGCGGAAAAGGGACCATTTCTTTTTTCCGCGATTGATGGAGCTGGCCGGCCTCGAAGCAGAAAGGGAAAAGCGGGGTGGGGGAGCGGTGGTCGCCACGTTCGGCAAGGGGTCGCTCTGGAGCGGGGGATTGGGGCGGTTTTTCGACACGGCGGTTCATCTCGAAGGGTTCGCCGCGGCCGTTGCACTTTCGAGAAGTTTGTCCAATCTGAATGAGAAGTTTGACCGGCAAAGGTTTTTGGAAAATCTGGAAGGGGCGACCATCTATGCCACCAATCAAAGCAAAAAAGGGCATCCGGCGATAACGCCGTCGGAATATCGAAATTATTTCCCCAAACTTTTGATTCCCACGCTCGACCCGGAAAGCTCGTTTTTGAATATCCGGCTGGACGGGCTCACCGGGGATTTGGACGTCACGGCGGCGGCGGTGGATTTGCAGAACCTGGTTTTTGCCTCCGGCTATGACGACGTGCGGTTCGACTTTGCGGGCGGGGAGCCGCCTTTGCCTTTGGCGCCGCTGGCGGCTTCGCTGGCCGGTTACATGAGCAAGGTGTACGGCAAGCTGGATTTTTCCAACCTGAAGCCGGAGCTGTTCACGCCGGAGCTTTTGGCGGTTTTGCGAAAGAGTTCCGTACTCGGCGCCGGGTTTTACCTCGGCTCCGGCGTTGAACGGAACCGGAAGCTTTTGGGGGTGCAAGCCGGGGAGGGGGAGATTTTCGAAAAGGTGCGGGAGGTTTTGAATCTTGCACCCAAACAAATCCGGCTGTACCTGTATTTAGGTTTTCCGAATGAAACGGAGGAGGAGATTGCCGAGACGGCCGAGTTTTTGAACCGGGTGGCGTCGGAAGTGCGGCGGGGTTCCGGGCGGACGATGCTGCGGGGGTATTTGGGGGTTTTTTCCGCCGTGCCGCATCAAGGATTGTGGAAGGGGGCTTTGATTGGGCCGTCCGAAGTCACCCGGCGGCAGGAACTTTTGAAAAAGCATCTTTCGGCCCGCAATCTGCAACTGCGCTACGAGCCGCCGGAACAGATTTATCTGACCGGGTTGTGGGAACGGCTCGGCGATAAAGTTGCGGATTTTATTGCGGGTTATGCCGCTCACATCAAGCCGGATGAGACGCCGGACGACGGAGCGGATTACCGTCGGCTGGACTGGGTGCTCCAAGAAATGGGCGTCAGAGCAACAGAAGTTTTGGGCGCGGAGTTTTTAGGCACCGAACCCCGGAGCGGGGGCTCCGGGCTACCCACGGACTGGGCGTACCGGGTTCCGGTCGTCAAAAAATCGGGCGCGCCGATTACGCTCTCGCTGGAGCCGCCGACGACGGCAGCCTCGGCTTCGGGCGGGGAAATGCAATACGGGCGCGCCAAACGGAGAATTCGCTTCCACCCCGAGGCACTGCAAGTGCCGAACACGGTCATCCGCTTCCGCTGGGAGAAGGGGGAGGCGGCGCGGTATTCCTCCCACCTCGACGTCATCAAAGTTTTTGAGCGGGCTTTGCGCCGCTCCGGGCTGCCGGTTTCGTATTCGCAGGGGTTTCACCCGAAAATGAAGGTGGCGTTCGGGCCAGCTCTGCCGCTCGGCCATCTTTCCACGGCGGAATATCTGGATATCCGCTTCGAGCAGCCGTACCGGCAGGAGTTTTTTGCCCGGCTGGCTGCAGCCCTGCCGCCGGGATTTTCGCTCATCGATGCCCAGCCGATTCTGGCCAAGACAGAATCCCTTTCGGCCAGCGTGAACGTGGCCCGCTATGAAGTCCGGCTGCCGGGAGCGGTCGAGTCAACTCGCTGCGCAAAATTTCTGGAAGAAAAAGAGGTATGGGTGGAGCGGAGTTCCGAGGGGGAGCGAAAACGGGTGAACGTGCGCCCGTTCGTGCGGGGGCTGGAGCCGAATGGACACGGGCTTAAAATGGAATTGGTGATGGCAGGGGGGGACTACGCCCGGCCGGAGGAGGTCTTGGTCGGAATGGGGCTGCCGGAGATGGTGACGCAGGAGGCGGTTTTTATCCGGCGGGAGCTTTTGATTTTTGCCGATGGGAATCTTCTTTCGCCCCACGAGGTGAGATAA
- the rsmB gene encoding 16S rRNA (cytosine(967)-C(5))-methyltransferase RsmB: MSPARRAAAKILAGWLEAGGDPKQALRGVAGLSAQDRSLVWELVVGTIKKFGRLERFLPLLLAKENPPVTLKAILLLSLFQLEEKKWPEYAVVNDAVELAKVFRLGKLSGVVNGCLRKFLRERPALSFTDAADELAGTYSYPSWIVEEWLGLFGREKTIRMLAWGNGAPATFVRLNRLKTNEEEFFSFLAKQKFEWERCLRFLNFYKIRKEISLTDFELLREGKGYIQDPSTMLAVRVLDPHPNEEILDACAAPGGKTALIAESGASITAVERSPRRMQVMAGNFKRLGVKGVHLVTGDFLTHPFKQKFDKILIDAPCTGLGTMARHPELRWEKKKEDAVRLGAQALQFLERAAGLVKPGGIIVYSTCTLTTEENWNACEKFLAGHPEFERESSEAWAGKEFCDTQGNVVILPGEYETDGVFVCRLKRKK, from the coding sequence ATTTCCCCCGCGCGGCGGGCGGCGGCAAAAATTCTGGCCGGCTGGCTGGAAGCGGGCGGGGATCCCAAACAGGCGCTGCGCGGCGTTGCGGGGCTTTCGGCCCAGGACCGTAGCTTGGTCTGGGAGCTGGTGGTCGGAACCATCAAAAAATTCGGGCGGCTGGAGCGATTTTTGCCCCTGCTTTTAGCAAAAGAAAATCCTCCCGTTACTTTGAAAGCGATTCTTCTACTTTCGCTATTCCAACTGGAAGAAAAAAAATGGCCGGAGTATGCCGTGGTGAACGACGCCGTGGAGCTGGCGAAAGTGTTCCGCTTAGGCAAACTTTCCGGTGTGGTGAACGGCTGTTTGCGGAAGTTTTTGCGTGAGCGACCGGCGCTCTCGTTCACCGATGCGGCGGATGAGCTGGCGGGAACGTATTCCTATCCGAGCTGGATTGTGGAGGAGTGGCTCGGTTTGTTTGGCCGGGAAAAGACAATACGGATGCTGGCTTGGGGGAACGGAGCGCCGGCGACTTTTGTGCGCCTAAACCGGTTGAAAACCAATGAGGAGGAGTTTTTTTCATTTCTTGCCAAGCAGAAATTCGAATGGGAGCGGTGCCTTCGGTTTTTGAATTTTTACAAAATCAGGAAAGAAATCTCCTTGACCGATTTTGAGCTTTTGCGGGAGGGGAAGGGATACATTCAAGATCCCTCGACAATGCTCGCCGTGCGGGTTTTGGACCCGCATCCGAACGAGGAAATTCTGGACGCCTGCGCGGCGCCGGGAGGAAAGACGGCTTTGATTGCTGAATCGGGCGCGAGTATCACGGCGGTGGAGAGAAGTCCCCGAAGGATGCAGGTTATGGCGGGGAACTTCAAGCGGCTCGGAGTGAAGGGTGTTCATCTGGTCACCGGGGATTTTTTGACGCATCCGTTCAAGCAGAAATTTGATAAAATTTTGATTGACGCGCCGTGCACTGGGCTTGGAACGATGGCACGGCACCCGGAGTTGCGCTGGGAAAAGAAAAAGGAGGATGCCGTGCGGCTCGGCGCACAGGCCTTGCAATTTCTGGAACGGGCCGCGGGGCTGGTCAAACCCGGAGGAATTATTGTTTATTCCACCTGCACGCTGACGACGGAGGAAAACTGGAACGCTTGCGAAAAATTTTTGGCCGGGCATCCAGAATTCGAACGGGAGAGTTCGGAAGCTTGGGCGGGGAAAGAATTTTGCGATACGCAGGGGAACGTGGTGATTTTGCCGGGAGAGTATGAAACCGACGGGGTTTTCGTATGCCGGTTGAAAAGAAAAAAGTAG